In Alteribacter lacisalsi, a genomic segment contains:
- a CDS encoding class I SAM-dependent methyltransferase, with product MEENSKYYDVVYKEGGYNGNYHKPYQNSPYFPIWKNALVCLRKLKDPIILDVGCGVGQFANMLFDNGFTHYRGFDFSEEAVRQSKKNNPDYAEAFSTDNAYTTDLFTTTYNTAVLFEVLEHLEHDKDVLGKVRTGSNVLLSVPNFHTRGHVRYFLTEDSVISRYEDLVQIDEILPYRYRNGQVIYLVSGLRRDQLENK from the coding sequence TTGGAGGAAAACTCAAAATATTATGATGTTGTTTATAAGGAAGGTGGCTACAACGGTAATTATCACAAGCCTTATCAGAACAGCCCCTATTTTCCAATATGGAAAAATGCCTTGGTGTGCCTGCGTAAACTGAAAGATCCGATTATACTGGACGTCGGCTGCGGTGTGGGTCAATTTGCGAACATGCTTTTTGACAACGGATTTACACATTACCGGGGGTTCGATTTCAGTGAGGAGGCAGTCAGACAAAGCAAAAAAAATAATCCTGACTATGCCGAAGCATTCAGCACAGATAACGCTTATACAACAGATCTCTTTACAACAACCTATAACACCGCTGTGCTGTTTGAAGTTTTGGAACATTTGGAACATGATAAGGACGTACTTGGAAAAGTGCGAACCGGTTCCAACGTTCTTTTATCTGTGCCGAATTTCCATACTCGTGGGCACGTCCGATACTTCCTGACAGAGGATTCGGTCATCAGCCGGTACGAGGATCTGGTACAGATCGATGAAATTCTGCCTTACCGGTACCGGAATGGCCAGGTCATCTATCTGGTAAGCGGCCTCAGAAGAGATCAATTGGAAAACAAATAA
- a CDS encoding NAD-dependent epimerase/dehydratase family protein — protein MTQLGNILVTGGAGFLGSQLVLRLLPHAAHIWVLDDLSTGTLDAIPLDPKVTFVRGSILDRNLLKKLLPNVEYVFHFACANLINSVSHIDQDFETNLTGGFTMLHETHLSCPQLKRFVYASTASVYSQADILPTPETYSRIRLPYPASKFGVEHYCHVFHHLYGMPVTTLRFSNVYGPGQLSTNPYCGVVAKFFDAAETGIPMAIFGDGKQTRDFTYVEDAVEAIWLAALSPDAPGEVFNVGTGKETSVLELAHKIRQLTGYTGKITHMPKRVVDIVNRRCLDHSFITSRLAWTPRSTIDAGLEKTRNWLKSRRSD, from the coding sequence ATGACCCAGCTCGGCAATATTCTGGTTACCGGTGGTGCAGGCTTTCTTGGATCCCAGCTCGTCCTGCGCCTCCTGCCCCACGCTGCGCACATCTGGGTTCTCGATGATCTGTCCACGGGGACACTTGACGCCATTCCACTGGATCCGAAAGTCACTTTCGTGCGAGGCTCCATTCTCGATCGGAATCTCTTAAAAAAACTCCTGCCAAACGTCGAGTACGTGTTTCATTTTGCCTGCGCGAATCTCATAAATTCGGTCAGCCACATCGATCAGGACTTCGAAACCAATCTGACCGGGGGCTTTACGATGCTTCACGAAACTCACCTTTCATGCCCCCAGCTGAAACGTTTTGTGTATGCGTCCACCGCTTCTGTATACAGTCAGGCCGACATCCTGCCCACACCGGAAACATACAGCCGGATCCGGCTTCCCTATCCGGCCAGTAAATTCGGAGTCGAACATTACTGTCACGTTTTTCACCATTTATACGGCATGCCTGTGACAACGCTGCGTTTTTCAAACGTTTACGGTCCCGGTCAGCTGAGTACCAACCCCTACTGCGGTGTGGTGGCTAAGTTTTTTGATGCTGCGGAAACCGGCATTCCCATGGCGATTTTCGGTGACGGAAAACAGACGCGGGACTTTACCTACGTAGAAGATGCGGTGGAGGCCATCTGGCTTGCCGCGCTGTCCCCCGATGCTCCTGGTGAGGTTTTTAATGTGGGGACCGGAAAGGAAACTTCCGTTCTGGAACTGGCTCATAAAATCAGGCAGCTGACAGGGTACACAGGAAAAATCACACACATGCCAAAGCGTGTGGTGGATATCGTAAACCGCCGCTGTCTTGACCACAGCTTTATTACCAGCAGGCTCGCCTGGACCCCGCGGTCGACGATCGACGCAGGATTGGAGAAAACACGTAACTGGCTGAAATCAAGGAGGTCTGACTGA
- a CDS encoding glycosyltransferase family protein: MRVCHGIIEIAGQMGILSGEMKRRGHLAAGFNTFHSYLGYKEHLINTNGYDLRSTAPHIMNFFDVFHFHYASSLLPDYADLPVISAKGKKMFMHHWGNDVRFHEKARENNPFVYTGDSPSNEVMDTRLTKISRYVEEAIVQDYEVLPYVEPYYETVHVVPIAIDIGKFQPHYPLPDKKRPLILHAPTNPKFKGTEFIEAAIENLRNTHDFDYRRIEKMSHAQVIDLYREADLIVDQVLCGSHGLLSVESMALGKPVIAFIRPDLVARFPKDLPIINANPDDVEEKIRMVLDSPGLREKKGRLGRAYAKRVHAKEAVTDQLIRLYKS, encoded by the coding sequence ATGCGTGTCTGTCACGGGATTATTGAAATTGCCGGCCAGATGGGCATTTTAAGCGGGGAAATGAAGCGCCGCGGCCATCTGGCAGCCGGTTTTAACACCTTTCATTCGTATCTCGGCTACAAAGAGCACCTGATTAATACGAACGGGTACGATCTGCGGTCGACGGCCCCTCATATTATGAATTTTTTTGACGTGTTCCATTTCCATTATGCCTCCTCTCTTCTGCCAGACTATGCCGATCTGCCCGTCATTTCCGCGAAAGGTAAAAAAATGTTCATGCATCACTGGGGCAATGACGTACGTTTTCACGAAAAAGCAAGGGAGAACAATCCTTTCGTGTATACGGGCGATTCCCCCTCTAATGAGGTTATGGACACCCGACTCACAAAAATATCACGGTATGTGGAGGAAGCGATCGTTCAGGATTACGAAGTGCTCCCGTATGTGGAACCGTACTATGAGACTGTCCATGTGGTCCCAATTGCTATCGATATCGGAAAATTCCAGCCCCATTACCCGTTACCGGACAAAAAACGGCCACTCATCCTTCACGCACCCACAAACCCGAAGTTTAAAGGCACCGAGTTTATAGAGGCGGCTATCGAGAACCTCAGAAACACCCACGATTTTGACTACAGGCGCATTGAAAAAATGAGTCACGCCCAGGTGATTGACCTGTACCGGGAAGCGGACCTCATTGTAGATCAGGTTCTGTGCGGATCACACGGGCTTCTCAGCGTTGAGTCCATGGCCCTTGGTAAACCGGTGATTGCTTTTATCCGTCCCGATCTCGTGGCCCGTTTCCCGAAGGATCTCCCGATTATTAACGCCAACCCGGACGATGTGGAGGAAAAGATCCGGATGGTGCTTGACTCCCCCGGTCTTCGTGAGAAAAAAGGCAGACTCGGACGTGCGTACGCGAAACGTGTGCATGCAAAGGAAGCAGTCACCGACCAGCTGATCCGCCTGTATAAATCCTGA
- a CDS encoding glycosyltransferase, with the protein MRILHAPTEIAGQMGQLCQGLSELGMQVKGYNWFHSYLAYAGETTDTDAFELAKMIEEITAWADVFHFHNGNTLLPQLLDLPMLKASGKKRVMHHWGNDVRTVAKVKKHNNYMLPPSYYSDSEIHRRLMLLKGVFDTCIIQDYEMMPYVKSYYKHIHVLPLACTLSRFPERLPSAQETKPKIVHAPTNREFKGSSFVETAFKKLEQAEHFSFRTVEKMSHAAALKSYEEADIVVDQLLCGTYGMLSVEAMAMGKVVVAYIRPDVKAQLPKTLPIVNAKPETLAEVLRELIRDPELRHETGRKSRAFVKEHHDARIVAEKLRLIYGQL; encoded by the coding sequence GTGCGGATCCTTCATGCACCTACGGAAATCGCCGGTCAGATGGGACAGTTGTGTCAGGGTCTGTCCGAACTGGGAATGCAGGTGAAGGGGTATAACTGGTTTCACAGCTACCTCGCCTACGCAGGCGAAACCACGGACACAGACGCCTTTGAACTTGCAAAAATGATTGAAGAAATTACCGCATGGGCTGATGTGTTTCACTTTCACAACGGCAACACCCTGCTCCCGCAGCTCCTGGACCTGCCGATGCTCAAGGCTTCAGGAAAGAAACGCGTGATGCACCACTGGGGAAATGACGTGAGGACCGTGGCGAAGGTAAAAAAACACAACAACTATATGCTCCCGCCCAGTTACTATTCGGACTCTGAAATACACAGGCGGCTGATGCTCCTGAAAGGCGTGTTTGATACATGTATCATTCAGGACTATGAAATGATGCCTTACGTAAAAAGCTATTATAAACATATCCATGTTCTTCCACTCGCCTGTACCCTTTCACGGTTTCCGGAACGCTTGCCATCTGCCCAGGAAACAAAACCAAAAATCGTTCACGCACCCACAAACAGAGAATTTAAAGGATCTTCCTTTGTTGAAACTGCTTTTAAAAAACTTGAACAAGCAGAACACTTTTCCTTTCGGACGGTTGAAAAAATGAGTCATGCGGCCGCGCTTAAATCCTATGAAGAAGCCGATATTGTCGTCGATCAGCTCCTCTGCGGGACCTACGGCATGCTCAGTGTGGAGGCGATGGCCATGGGTAAAGTTGTGGTCGCCTACATTCGGCCTGATGTTAAGGCGCAGCTCCCGAAAACGCTGCCCATTGTCAACGCCAAGCCGGAAACCCTGGCCGAGGTGCTTCGGGAGCTGATTCGGGATCCGGAGCTTCGTC
- a CDS encoding DUF4855 domain-containing protein, producing MSGGTYLSARDHSMNNHLAVLMMGKLVPGTETVWNPEELRYYLTYVLNGKSIDTLFGGLIFNPVSGKSHRFIHPMYAGYGESAEKQDWDWVIDELFRSGRNIDAAQQAARTKTDIWVCLPYPGPGQRSFGRVNGKVLDFTVEDDRYAAVIDWADRFLARWKEEEGKLTKLTFRGFVWQREAILLPDRPLVTRVNAALKNRKVKTIWLPNYGSAGVIDWKERGFDLVGVNPNYYGNTDHDLNWMRNTAVFTKHYGMGLQINYGKGYIFNDTHLLDYLNLGTAEQYGYQENCFMVYQLHQRTMKEAYEKHLLDYIRIYSFTKNIYQRVHYPGIAY from the coding sequence ATGAGTGGTGGAACGTATTTATCTGCCAGAGACCACAGCATGAACAATCATCTGGCGGTTCTGATGATGGGAAAGCTGGTTCCCGGAACTGAAACTGTCTGGAACCCGGAAGAGCTTCGTTACTACCTGACGTACGTACTGAATGGCAAAAGCATTGACACGCTGTTCGGTGGTCTCATCTTCAACCCTGTCTCAGGAAAATCACACCGGTTCATTCACCCGATGTATGCAGGATACGGAGAGTCTGCTGAAAAACAGGACTGGGACTGGGTAATCGATGAACTGTTTCGTTCCGGACGCAACATTGACGCAGCCCAGCAGGCAGCAAGAACAAAGACGGATATCTGGGTTTGCCTGCCCTACCCGGGTCCTGGTCAGCGCAGCTTTGGCCGTGTAAACGGAAAGGTCCTTGATTTTACCGTCGAGGATGATCGTTATGCGGCTGTTATCGACTGGGCAGACCGGTTTCTGGCACGTTGGAAAGAAGAAGAGGGCAAGTTGACCAAGCTGACCTTCCGGGGTTTTGTCTGGCAGCGGGAAGCCATTCTTTTGCCGGATCGGCCTCTTGTGACTCGGGTGAATGCCGCGCTGAAAAACCGGAAAGTGAAAACAATCTGGCTGCCGAATTATGGTTCGGCAGGGGTGATCGACTGGAAGGAAAGAGGATTTGATCTGGTTGGGGTGAACCCGAATTATTACGGAAACACCGATCATGATCTAAACTGGATGCGAAACACCGCAGTTTTCACAAAGCATTACGGAATGGGCCTGCAGATCAATTACGGGAAAGGGTATATATTTAACGACACGCACCTTCTAGACTACTTAAATCTTGGTACGGCAGAGCAGTATGGATATCAGGAAAATTGTTTCATGGTTTACCAATTGCACCAGCGGACGATGAAGGAAGCATACGAGAAACATCTGCTTGATTACATCCGGATTTACAGTTTCACAAAAAACATCTATCAGCGGGTCCATTATCCCGGAATCGCTTATTAA
- a CDS encoding Gfo/Idh/MocA family protein: MTVRFAIIGCGFIAKKHIEAIAGLPHAKLTALCDVVPGRAEAAGQLYKNVSNDSSPVRFYTDVSALLADPEVDAVVIAVISSLHASIARDALQAGKHVMLEKPMALSLKEADTLNQTAEADGLQLLVCHQLRYRPLFRKIKQLMDDGTLGKPYLGVASIRINRGEHYYSSASWRGTWELDGGMLINQGIHLVDLLQWYLGEVSSVYGDIGKGSIKKETEDLAAGVVTFKNKARGIIEANTVTLPSNIGYGLSLFCEKGSIVVEGPALTSVTRWFLKDDPASQPDPSVITNTQEQLYMYEDFIESIKDPAHTPLMGGTEGKKALETIFGLYQSARLRHPVSLPIRSFHIRNMEGGDLS, from the coding sequence ATGACGGTACGTTTTGCCATCATTGGCTGCGGATTCATCGCCAAAAAACATATCGAAGCGATCGCAGGATTACCACATGCGAAGCTCACAGCCTTATGTGATGTGGTTCCCGGACGGGCAGAGGCTGCCGGTCAGCTCTATAAGAACGTGTCAAACGACTCTTCTCCCGTCCGATTCTACACAGACGTTTCAGCCCTGCTGGCGGACCCTGAAGTGGATGCCGTCGTGATCGCAGTGATCTCCAGCCTTCACGCCTCCATTGCCCGTGATGCCCTGCAGGCAGGAAAACACGTGATGCTGGAAAAACCAATGGCACTCTCGTTAAAAGAAGCCGATACGCTGAACCAGACAGCCGAGGCAGACGGATTACAACTTCTTGTTTGTCATCAATTACGGTACCGTCCTCTCTTCCGGAAAATCAAACAACTGATGGATGACGGCACACTCGGGAAGCCGTATCTCGGTGTGGCTTCCATCAGAATCAACCGGGGCGAACATTACTATTCCAGTGCCTCCTGGCGGGGAACATGGGAGCTCGACGGCGGTATGCTCATCAACCAGGGCATCCATCTTGTTGATCTGCTTCAGTGGTACCTCGGGGAGGTGAGTTCCGTTTACGGCGATATCGGGAAGGGCAGCATCAAAAAAGAAACAGAGGATCTCGCTGCCGGTGTGGTGACGTTTAAAAATAAAGCACGCGGCATCATTGAAGCGAATACAGTGACCCTTCCGTCCAACATTGGCTACGGGCTCAGTCTTTTCTGTGAAAAAGGCAGCATTGTCGTTGAAGGACCTGCACTTACGTCTGTTACACGCTGGTTTCTGAAGGACGATCCCGCCTCCCAGCCAGATCCGTCCGTGATCACGAATACGCAGGAACAGCTGTATATGTATGAAGACTTTATCGAAAGCATAAAAGATCCCGCACACACGCCGTTAATGGGCGGAACGGAAGGAAAAAAGGCGCTCGAGACCATCTTCGGCCTGTATCAGTCTGCCCGCCTCCGTCATCCGGTCTCTCTCCCGATCCGGTCCTTTCATATTCGGAACATGGAAGGAGGAGATCTGTCATGA